In Flavobacterium hankyongi, the genomic window AATGGAAATCGCCTCTCGTAAAAAAATAATTACTGACGAGCATAGTGGAAGAATTCTTGTAGACAATGCATTAGCTCAAGAAGAAAAAGAAAAAATGGAGCAATTGTTTGCCAAAATATAATTAACTTAAAGCCTCTTAACTGAGGCTTTTTTTATGGAGAAAATTATCTATTTTTTATTCACCAAATCGTTGGGTCTATACATAAACCTAATAAGTTTTTTGCATCCAAAAAAAGCAAACGAACTAACATATGAATACTTTAGCCATCCAAGAGAAGGCAAATTAGATAGAGAAAGACTCCCTCAATTTTTACACGAGACTCTTACAGAAAATATTCAAATAGGAAATCATAGATTTCCAGTTTATATTTGGCAAGGTAACGAGACAAAAATCTTATTAATACATGGTTGGGAAAGCAATGCTTCCAGATGGGAAAGCTTTTTACCACATTTAAAGAAATCAGGTTGCACAATAATTGCAATAGACGCTCCAGCTCACGGGCTAGCCACTGGAAAAGAATTTAGCATTCCTAAATATGCAGAATTTATTCATAAAACGGTAGAAAAATACAATCCTCTATATTTAATTGGACATTCTATAGGAGGTAAAACTTGTTTGTATTACAAATATCTTTACCCTAATGACAATATAGAAAAAATGGTCATTTTAGGAGCTCCTAGTGACTTTAAAATTCTTATCAAAAATTATGTGAATATTTTAAGTTTAAACTCTAGACTAGCTTCAAACCTTGAAAAAAATTACATGGAAAGATATAAGAAAAAACTTGAAGATTTTTCGAGTCGAAAATTTGTTACAAATCTAAAAATCAAAGGTCTAATTATTCATGATGTAGATGACAAAGTAGTTTCTATAAATGAAGGAAAAAAAATAGCCGAAGCATGGAAAGACGCTAAATTTATCGAAACCAAAGGCTTAGGACATAGTATGCACGACGATGTTTTGTATCAAAACATCTACACATTCTTATTTGAATGATTAATTTATTCCTTAATAAATTTCTTCGTAGTCTCTTTACTACCAGATTTTACTTTTAAAAAGTAAACCCCTTTTTCTAATGATGAAACGTCTAAGTCTGTAGATTGTCCATCAAAACTTTTAACACTTATCTTTTGTCCTAAAACTGAATAAATTTCTACACTTTTCTTATTAAAATCTTCAAATAAATTAAGAGTAACTTTGTCTCTTGCAGGATTTGGATATACTGAAAAAAGAATCT contains:
- a CDS encoding alpha/beta fold hydrolase, with translation MEKIIYFLFTKSLGLYINLISFLHPKKANELTYEYFSHPREGKLDRERLPQFLHETLTENIQIGNHRFPVYIWQGNETKILLIHGWESNASRWESFLPHLKKSGCTIIAIDAPAHGLATGKEFSIPKYAEFIHKTVEKYNPLYLIGHSIGGKTCLYYKYLYPNDNIEKMVILGAPSDFKILIKNYVNILSLNSRLASNLEKNYMERYKKKLEDFSSRKFVTNLKIKGLIIHDVDDKVVSINEGKKIAEAWKDAKFIETKGLGHSMHDDVLYQNIYTFLFE